One window of the Trifolium pratense cultivar HEN17-A07 linkage group LG2, ARS_RC_1.1, whole genome shotgun sequence genome contains the following:
- the LOC123908524 gene encoding putative uncharacterized protein DDB_G0277255 isoform X2: MDSGNSGSISSSGDEEYDSRNHNQTLLPSNLFNQQPTLLQFNSISHNPLQSFNPGSSPISLFDLSPNYLQNLSQSQPPNITFPTSQGVSSSSQHTNNQCLLTTPHQTLGVLHHDDDDNINNNARTTLSSPQPPSSSRNTKKRTRASRRAPTTVLTTDTSNFRAMVQEFTGIPAPPFSGSSYSRRLDLLTSSSSLRSSNSSHFDNTTSPLFYPLRPSPQKLHHHHNHPNPLLLSSSSSSSHNNMVDANNSNYQQLPISDLGLPYYSHQNHHQQHNFMLSMQNQQPIHAFNPSSSSQQFHPFSIGGFGAKSQSQHGSLSVNSLEDLGVNQGHLGHDDEDGGSRRDALRCLDHENSYGGKIIVDSSSSGGGGGVGSNCKVNFSGTVSTTLNHDKTMENNNNNNDNDNNRGEGAAGGGGVDSWICSSDRNIL; encoded by the exons ATGGATTCTGGCAATAGTGGAAGTATTTCTTCAAGTGGTGATGAAGAATATGATTCAAGAAATCATAATCAAACACTTCTCCCTTCAAATTTGTTCAATCAACAACCTACCCTCCTCCAATTTAACTCCATATCACACAACCCACTACAATCATTTAATCCTGGCTCTTCCCCCATTTCTTTGTTTGATCTTTCACCAAACTACCTTCAAAATCTCTCTCAATCACAACCACCAAACATAACCTTTCCAACATCACAAGgagtttcttcatcatcacAACATACCAACAATCAATGTTTGTTAACAACTCCTCATCAAACTCTTGGAGTACTtcatcatgatgatgatgataacatTAACAACAATGCAAGAACGACTCTTTCATCACCACAACCACCGTCATCATCAAGAAATACAAAGAAGAGAACAAGAGCTTCAAGAAGAGCACCTACAACAGTTCTAACAACCGACACTTCAAATTTCAGAGCTATGGTTCAAGAATTTACCGGTATCCCTGCACCGCCTTTTTCAGGTTCTTCTTACTCTCGTCGTCTTGATCTTCtcacatcttcatcttctttaagATCAAGTAATTCATCTCACTTTGATAATACAACAAGTCCATTATTTTACCCTCTTCGTCCTTCACCTCAaaaacttcatcatcatcataatcatccaAATCCATTGCttttatcttcttcatcatcatcatcacataATAACATGGTTGATGCTAATAATAGTAATTATCAACAACTACCAATATCTGATTTGGGTTTACCTTATTATAGTcatcaaaatcatcatcaacaacataaCTTCATGCTTAGTATGCAAAATCAACAACCTATTCATGCATTCAacccttcatcttcttcacaacAATTTCATCCTTTTAGCATAGGAGGTTTTGGTGCAAAGTCACAATCACAGCATGGAAGTTTATCAGTAAATTCTCTTGAAGATCTTGGTGTGAATCAAGGACATCTTGGTCATGATGATGAGGATGGTGGAAGTAGAAGAGATGCGTTAAGGTGTTTGGATCATGAGAATAGTTATGGTGGTAAAATCATtgttgattcttcttcttcaggtGGTGGTGGGGGTGTAGGTAGTAATTGTAAGGTTAACTTTTCAGGTACTGTATCAACCACGTTAAACCATGACAAGACAATggagaataataataataata atgataatgataataatagaGGAGAAGGTGCtgctggtggtggtggtgttgatTCTTGGATTTGTTCTTCTGATAGGAATATTTTGTAA
- the LOC123908524 gene encoding GATA zinc finger domain-containing protein 8-like isoform X1 — protein MDSGNSGSISSSGDEEYDSRNHNQTLLPSNLFNQQPTLLQFNSISHNPLQSFNPGSSPISLFDLSPNYLQNLSQSQPPNITFPTSQGVSSSSQHTNNQCLLTTPHQTLGVLHHDDDDNINNNARTTLSSPQPPSSSRNTKKRTRASRRAPTTVLTTDTSNFRAMVQEFTGIPAPPFSGSSYSRRLDLLTSSSSLRSSNSSHFDNTTSPLFYPLRPSPQKLHHHHNHPNPLLLSSSSSSSHNNMVDANNSNYQQLPISDLGLPYYSHQNHHQQHNFMLSMQNQQPIHAFNPSSSSQQFHPFSIGGFGAKSQSQHGSLSVNSLEDLGVNQGHLGHDDEDGGSRRDALRCLDHENSYGGKIIVDSSSSGGGGGVGSNCKVNFSGTVSTTLNHDKTMENNNNNNNNNNNNNNNNNNNNNNDDNDNNRGEGAAGGGGVDSWICSSDRNIL, from the coding sequence ATGGATTCTGGCAATAGTGGAAGTATTTCTTCAAGTGGTGATGAAGAATATGATTCAAGAAATCATAATCAAACACTTCTCCCTTCAAATTTGTTCAATCAACAACCTACCCTCCTCCAATTTAACTCCATATCACACAACCCACTACAATCATTTAATCCTGGCTCTTCCCCCATTTCTTTGTTTGATCTTTCACCAAACTACCTTCAAAATCTCTCTCAATCACAACCACCAAACATAACCTTTCCAACATCACAAGgagtttcttcatcatcacAACATACCAACAATCAATGTTTGTTAACAACTCCTCATCAAACTCTTGGAGTACTtcatcatgatgatgatgataacatTAACAACAATGCAAGAACGACTCTTTCATCACCACAACCACCGTCATCATCAAGAAATACAAAGAAGAGAACAAGAGCTTCAAGAAGAGCACCTACAACAGTTCTAACAACCGACACTTCAAATTTCAGAGCTATGGTTCAAGAATTTACCGGTATCCCTGCACCGCCTTTTTCAGGTTCTTCTTACTCTCGTCGTCTTGATCTTCtcacatcttcatcttctttaagATCAAGTAATTCATCTCACTTTGATAATACAACAAGTCCATTATTTTACCCTCTTCGTCCTTCACCTCAaaaacttcatcatcatcataatcatccaAATCCATTGCttttatcttcttcatcatcatcatcacataATAACATGGTTGATGCTAATAATAGTAATTATCAACAACTACCAATATCTGATTTGGGTTTACCTTATTATAGTcatcaaaatcatcatcaacaacataaCTTCATGCTTAGTATGCAAAATCAACAACCTATTCATGCATTCAacccttcatcttcttcacaacAATTTCATCCTTTTAGCATAGGAGGTTTTGGTGCAAAGTCACAATCACAGCATGGAAGTTTATCAGTAAATTCTCTTGAAGATCTTGGTGTGAATCAAGGACATCTTGGTCATGATGATGAGGATGGTGGAAGTAGAAGAGATGCGTTAAGGTGTTTGGATCATGAGAATAGTTATGGTGGTAAAATCATtgttgattcttcttcttcaggtGGTGGTGGGGGTGTAGGTAGTAATTGTAAGGTTAACTTTTCAGGTACTGTATCAACCACGTTAAACCATGACAAGACAATggagaataataataataataataataataataataataataataataataataataataataataataatgatgataatgataataatagaGGAGAAGGTGCtgctggtggtggtggtgttgatTCTTGGATTTGTTCTTCTGATAGGAATATTTTGTAA